TGCCCGCGACGCTCTACCGCTCTTTCGCCAGCCTCAAGACCCGGCGCTGACCTCATCAGGCCCACCTCAGTTGGCGCGTCTGTTGGCACGGGGCCGTCCTCCCTCTTGCACCAGCGCGTTTCATGCGCCAAACCGCAGGAAACGCAGATCTTGCAGGGGGACCTCATGTCCAGAACGAAATCGGTTCAGGATTACATCCGCACCATCGTCGATTTCCCGCATGAGGGAATCCTGTTTCGGGACGTCACCACGCTGTTTGCCGATCCACGCGGCTTTCGCATCGCGATCGACCAGATGCTGCACCCCTATGCCGGAGAGCGCATCGACAAGGTGGTGGGGCTCGAGGCGCGCGGTTTCATTCTGGGCGGCGCCATCGCCCATCAGCTGAGCGTTGGTTTCGTGCCGATCCGCAAGAAGGGCAAGCTGCCCGGCACCACGATCAGCCAGGATTACAAGCTGGAATATGGCGAGGCGATTGTCGAAATCCATGATGACGCAATTCAGCCTGGAGAGAAGATCCTGCTGGTCGACGACCTATTGGCGACCGGCGGAACTGCGGCGGCCGGTATCAAGCTGGTCGAACGGCTGGGCGGCGAGATCGTCTCTTGTGCCTTCATCATCGACCTGCCCGACCTTGGCGGCCGCAAGGTGCTGGAATCCATGGGCATGGATGTGCACGCGCTTTGTGCCTTTGACGGTCTCTGATCGGCGCGCGACAAAATTCTGCGAATTTTGTTTACCAGAAAATTCGTAGAATTTTCTGGGCCCTGCCGTTTATGCGAGCACAGCACCCGGGTTCATGATGCCGGCCGGGTCGAGTGCGGTCTTGATCGCGCGCATAGCCGCCAGTTTCGCCGGATCGCCATAGCGCTGCAAGTCTCCGGTCTTGAACCGTCCGATCCCATGTTCGGCGCTGACAGAACCGCCGAAGTCATGCACCAAGTCATGCACCAGCCGTTTCAACTCGGTCGCCTGAACTGCATAGTCGGACCTGTCCCGCCCTTTTGGCGGGAACAGATTGTAGTGCAGATTGCCATCCCCCAGATGACCAAAGCAG
The window above is part of the Ruegeria pomeroyi DSS-3 genome. Proteins encoded here:
- a CDS encoding adenine phosphoribosyltransferase; protein product: MSRTKSVQDYIRTIVDFPHEGILFRDVTTLFADPRGFRIAIDQMLHPYAGERIDKVVGLEARGFILGGAIAHQLSVGFVPIRKKGKLPGTTISQDYKLEYGEAIVEIHDDAIQPGEKILLVDDLLATGGTAAAGIKLVERLGGEIVSCAFIIDLPDLGGRKVLESMGMDVHALCAFDGL